A single genomic interval of Shewanella psychropiezotolerans harbors:
- a CDS encoding hydrolase, with translation MMRYFSPPWWARNPHVQTILPVLTKVDRPDLTRQRLELSDGDFIDLDWLGQPKAHQPIVIIIHGLEGSSESHYVRRLLNDCRRQSICALVHHHRSCSGETNRRARSYHSGDTQDLQENLSQLRLKYPDSPLLAVGYSLGGNVLTKYLGEHTNTSLIERAVIISAPLQLSACAKRLESGFSKVYQSYLIKQLQQKTTEKVKNPQLAQDMPVSLSQIPQLQTFYDFDHRVTAPLHGFNGVDDYYRRASGMDFLQYIHKPTLVIHAADDPFMTADVIPTAEQCASQVTYELHSRGGHVGFIDGGTPFKPRYYLEQRILHFLIPQEA, from the coding sequence ATGATGCGATATTTTTCTCCCCCCTGGTGGGCCAGAAACCCCCACGTTCAAACGATTTTACCTGTGCTAACTAAGGTGGACAGACCAGACTTAACACGTCAACGTCTCGAGCTTAGTGATGGCGACTTTATCGATCTCGATTGGTTAGGCCAGCCTAAAGCACACCAACCTATAGTGATCATCATTCATGGCTTAGAGGGGAGCTCCGAGTCCCACTATGTACGCCGATTACTCAATGACTGTCGTCGACAGTCCATCTGCGCTTTGGTCCATCATCACAGGAGCTGTTCTGGTGAGACGAACCGCAGAGCGAGAAGTTATCACAGTGGTGATACCCAAGACCTGCAGGAGAATTTATCTCAATTAAGGCTGAAGTATCCTGACTCCCCTCTCCTTGCAGTAGGCTATAGCTTAGGCGGCAATGTACTCACCAAATACTTAGGCGAACATACCAATACCAGTTTGATAGAGCGGGCAGTTATCATCTCAGCCCCGCTACAATTATCCGCATGTGCTAAGCGTTTAGAGAGTGGATTTTCTAAGGTATATCAAAGTTATTTGATTAAGCAGCTACAGCAGAAGACCACGGAGAAGGTGAAAAACCCTCAACTGGCTCAGGATATGCCTGTTTCATTGTCCCAAATTCCTCAACTGCAAACTTTCTATGATTTTGATCATAGAGTGACAGCTCCCTTACATGGCTTCAATGGTGTCGATGATTATTATCGAAGAGCGAGTGGAATGGATTTCTTGCAATATATTCATAAACCAACTCTGGTCATTCATGCTGCGGATGATCCATTCATGACCGCCGATGTCATTCCAACGGCAGAGCAATGTGCTAGCCAAGTAACCTATGAACTGCACTCACGAGGGGGTCATGTCGGTTTTATCGACGGCGGAACTCCCTTCAAGCCAAGGTACTACCTAGAGCAGCGGATCCTTCATTTTTTAATTCCCCAAGAGGCCTGA
- a CDS encoding twin-arginine translocation signal domain-containing protein, with the protein MERRTFLTTALVGTAALALGVNLYAPEHIKVNKALDSEHRLLFSVLLPVFLDDALPEVEKLRIAAQNRTLDAITQTISLLPADGQAELEQLLDMLENRLGLLVLTGSMTPLMMRNPDQLIAMLEYWRNSFLDMMVTAYQGLRELVLASYYSCPEHWNRLNYAKPTFLEV; encoded by the coding sequence ATGGAACGACGCACTTTTTTAACAACAGCATTAGTCGGTACAGCCGCATTAGCGTTAGGGGTAAACCTATACGCTCCAGAGCATATTAAGGTTAACAAAGCCTTAGACAGCGAGCATAGATTGCTGTTTAGCGTCTTGTTGCCAGTGTTTCTGGATGATGCCTTACCTGAGGTCGAGAAGCTGCGTATAGCCGCTCAGAATCGAACCTTAGATGCTATTACTCAGACCATTTCATTGTTACCTGCAGATGGACAAGCCGAATTAGAACAACTACTCGACATGCTAGAAAACAGACTAGGTTTACTCGTCCTGACCGGAAGTATGACGCCTCTGATGATGCGTAATCCGGATCAGCTAATAGCTATGCTTGAGTATTGGCGTAATAGTTTCTTAGACATGATGGTGACGGCCTACCAAGGGCTGAGAGAGCTTGTACTTGCGAGTTACTATTCCTGTCCTGAACACTGGAATCGCTTGAATTATGCCAAACCTACATTCCTTGAGGTGTAG
- a CDS encoding GMC family oxidoreductase, with protein MAIPDPIVEGLASGWKHIDASQLSQDQTLEADVVIVGSGAGGGVAAEILTDAGLTVIIVEGGPLKSSESFNMEERRAYPNLYHQAAAMKTKDKAIGIFQGRAVGGSTTVNWTTSIRTPKPTLDFWAKDKSVQGLSREELDPWFDKMEKRLNISKWEYEPNRNNQALKLGCENLGWHYTVIKRNVKGCWNTGYCGMGCPVNAKQSMLVTTIPAALDKGATLVSRAKVIELEHHNDKILAVKAQALNEQMQPTEVKLVFKAKHYIIAAGAIHTPTILLRSNLADPHELLGKRTFLHPTLLSGAIFSDPINGHSGAPQSIYSDEFVWKHGAASGELGYKLEVPPVHPVLIASKTIGYGKTHAALMEQFNQLQVTIALIRDGYHEQSQGGQVQLTDTGFAIDYPLNETFWRSVRRAFGSMAELQFAAGAKRVLPITEGAPYLNSWKEAKSAIETLDLGPLKTVVASAHVMGGCPMGEDTKLSMVDSQGNSHYYENLSVMDGSVFPTSLGANPQLTIYGMTARNATLLAERLKSSS; from the coding sequence GTGGCGATACCAGATCCTATAGTCGAAGGCTTAGCCTCAGGTTGGAAGCATATTGATGCTAGCCAGTTGAGCCAAGATCAAACTCTCGAGGCCGATGTTGTTATTGTAGGCAGTGGTGCCGGCGGCGGCGTCGCAGCAGAGATATTAACTGACGCGGGTTTGACCGTGATCATAGTCGAAGGGGGACCGCTTAAATCTTCCGAAAGCTTCAATATGGAAGAGAGGCGAGCCTATCCAAACTTGTACCATCAAGCGGCGGCGATGAAAACCAAAGACAAGGCTATTGGTATTTTTCAGGGAAGAGCCGTAGGCGGATCGACAACGGTAAATTGGACCACCTCGATCAGGACTCCCAAGCCTACATTGGACTTTTGGGCCAAAGATAAATCTGTTCAAGGTTTATCGAGAGAGGAGCTGGATCCTTGGTTCGACAAGATGGAGAAACGACTCAATATTTCTAAGTGGGAGTATGAGCCAAATAGAAATAATCAGGCATTGAAGTTAGGCTGTGAAAATCTCGGCTGGCATTACACTGTCATCAAGCGCAACGTGAAAGGTTGCTGGAACACGGGCTATTGTGGTATGGGCTGTCCGGTCAACGCCAAACAATCCATGCTAGTTACCACCATCCCGGCTGCACTAGATAAAGGGGCTACCTTAGTCAGCAGAGCTAAGGTCATCGAGCTAGAGCATCATAATGACAAGATATTAGCCGTCAAGGCTCAGGCATTGAATGAACAGATGCAGCCGACTGAGGTCAAGCTGGTATTTAAGGCTAAGCATTACATCATCGCCGCCGGCGCAATCCATACACCAACAATCTTGCTGAGATCTAATTTAGCCGATCCCCATGAACTGTTGGGGAAACGTACTTTTCTACATCCGACGCTATTGAGCGGCGCAATATTTAGCGATCCGATCAATGGTCATAGTGGTGCTCCTCAATCCATCTATTCCGATGAATTTGTATGGAAACATGGTGCTGCCAGTGGAGAGCTTGGTTATAAGCTCGAAGTACCTCCTGTCCATCCCGTTCTGATCGCCTCTAAAACCATAGGTTATGGTAAGACTCATGCGGCTCTGATGGAGCAGTTCAACCAGCTTCAGGTCACCATAGCCTTGATTCGTGATGGTTATCATGAACAAAGCCAGGGAGGCCAAGTTCAGCTCACAGATACAGGCTTTGCCATAGATTATCCGCTAAACGAGACTTTTTGGCGCTCGGTTCGAAGAGCGTTCGGGAGTATGGCTGAACTACAGTTTGCGGCCGGGGCGAAGCGAGTCTTGCCGATCACCGAAGGAGCGCCTTATCTTAATAGCTGGAAAGAAGCGAAATCTGCTATAGAAACTCTGGACCTTGGACCACTCAAGACAGTTGTCGCTTCGGCGCATGTCATGGGAGGGTGTCCCATGGGAGAAGATACTAAGCTTTCTATGGTCGATAGTCAGGGAAACTCTCACTACTATGAGAATCTATCTGTGATGGACGGATCTGTGTTTCCCACCAGTTTAGGGGCTAACCCCCAGCTGACTATCTATGGCATGACGGCAAGAAACGCGACTCTATTAGCTGAAAGGTTAAAGTCATCTTCATAA
- a CDS encoding TIGR02444 family protein, which translates to MTFVNHFDISLWKICDGYYHQHQALCLELQDNHQLNVNLLLLSLWLDKQDYLLSTLDWSQLQSETHQWEERVLLPYRKLRKLSKNSLASDEYQQMLDVELMLERKSQGLILHKLKQLSPSGESSNLGTYLSLFNLDKVDYPSLVELV; encoded by the coding sequence ATGACATTCGTGAATCATTTTGATATTTCATTATGGAAAATTTGTGATGGTTATTACCACCAGCACCAAGCTCTCTGTTTAGAGCTACAAGATAATCACCAGTTAAATGTTAACTTACTTTTGCTATCATTATGGCTAGATAAACAAGACTACCTGCTGAGCACCCTAGACTGGTCGCAACTACAAAGTGAAACCCATCAATGGGAAGAACGCGTGTTACTCCCCTACCGCAAGTTACGCAAGCTGAGTAAGAACAGCTTAGCAAGTGATGAATATCAACAGATGCTAGATGTAGAGTTGATGCTTGAGCGTAAATCTCAGGGGTTAATACTGCATAAACTCAAACAGCTGTCACCCAGCGGAGAATCGTCAAACTTAGGCACTTATCTGAGTTTATTTAACTTAGATAAAGTCGATTACCCATCACTTGTAGAGCTAGTCTAG